The following are from one region of the Stigmatella ashevillena genome:
- a CDS encoding DsbA family oxidoreductase, producing MSLRIRLYSDFVCPFCFIAEQSVLLRLRQEYAVDVEWRGFELHPETPPGGTTMERLFPGRSQAMRAQVEGFAEGFGFKNMQVPERINNTRRALAVAEWARDQGRLEAFHQVATDAYWRHNADLEDPAAVARLAAQAGLSPEEARQAMDAPEYLARVDALRVEATAAGVKSIPTFFIGDARVVGCQPYEVLAAAVLRAGATPRT from the coding sequence ATGTCCCTGCGCATCCGCCTGTACTCGGATTTCGTCTGTCCCTTCTGCTTCATCGCAGAGCAGAGCGTCCTCCTGCGGTTGAGGCAGGAGTATGCGGTGGACGTGGAGTGGCGGGGCTTCGAGCTGCACCCGGAGACGCCCCCCGGGGGCACGACGATGGAGCGGCTCTTTCCGGGCCGCTCCCAGGCCATGCGCGCGCAGGTCGAAGGCTTCGCCGAGGGCTTCGGCTTCAAGAACATGCAGGTGCCCGAGCGGATCAACAACACGCGCCGGGCACTCGCCGTGGCCGAGTGGGCGCGGGACCAGGGGCGCCTGGAGGCGTTCCACCAGGTCGCCACCGACGCCTACTGGCGGCACAACGCGGACCTGGAGGATCCGGCCGCCGTGGCCCGGCTGGCCGCGCAGGCGGGCCTGTCGCCCGAGGAGGCTCGCCAGGCGATGGACGCCCCCGAGTATCTGGCGCGCGTGGATGCGCTGCGCGTGGAGGCGACCGCCGCGGGCGTGAAGAGCATCCCCACCTTCTTCATCGGCGACGCCCGGGTGGTGGGCTGCCAGCCGTACGAAGTGCTCGCCGCGGCCGTGCTGCGGGCAGGCGCGACGCCCCGGACTTGA
- a CDS encoding FRG domain-containing protein, producing MKEHRVETWTELQEALFAEAWNESIGRFRSSFVFRGVPDTQHELSPSLNRNQGAFADHEKGLLRAFRKYARGHFAPACETVWDWLALAQHHGLPTRLLDWTFSPYVALHFVTEAPEFYGQDGVVWCVDYHETNKLLPDTLQAQLRTEGADVFTADMLADGAGDLAAFDRLASHPFVLFFEPPSLDARIVNQFALFSVMNGPQLCLDTFLEKQERGVRRLIIPAALKQEVRDKLDQVNVTERVLMPGLDGLCRWLRRYYSPRPR from the coding sequence ATGAAGGAGCACCGCGTCGAGACCTGGACGGAGCTCCAGGAGGCGCTGTTCGCCGAGGCGTGGAATGAGTCGATTGGACGCTTCCGCTCCAGCTTCGTCTTTCGCGGCGTCCCGGACACACAGCATGAGCTGTCCCCCTCGCTGAACCGGAACCAGGGGGCCTTCGCGGACCACGAGAAGGGGTTGCTGCGCGCCTTCCGCAAATACGCCCGCGGCCACTTCGCTCCGGCGTGTGAGACCGTCTGGGATTGGCTCGCGCTGGCCCAACACCACGGACTGCCCACGCGCCTGCTGGATTGGACGTTCAGTCCCTACGTCGCGCTTCACTTCGTGACGGAGGCGCCGGAGTTCTACGGCCAGGATGGGGTGGTGTGGTGTGTGGATTACCACGAGACGAACAAGCTGCTGCCGGACACCCTCCAGGCGCAGCTGCGCACCGAAGGCGCGGATGTCTTCACCGCGGACATGCTCGCGGACGGGGCCGGTGATTTGGCGGCCTTCGACCGCCTGGCCAGCCACCCGTTCGTCCTCTTCTTCGAGCCCCCTTCGCTGGATGCCCGCATCGTGAACCAGTTCGCCCTCTTCTCGGTGATGAACGGCCCCCAGCTCTGCCTGGACACATTCCTGGAGAAGCAGGAGCGGGGCGTCCGGCGGCTCATCATCCCGGCCGCCCTCAAGCAGGAGGTCCGGGATAAATTGGATCAGGTCAACGTCACCGAGCGCGTGCTCATGCCAGGACTGGACGGCCTGTGCCGCTGGCTGCGCCGCTACTACAGCCCGCGCCCCCGCTAA
- a CDS encoding nucleoside hydrolase, translating to MTIPVIIDTDVALDDYMAILYLLLNPAVEVIGITTTGVGAAHLSAGTQNVLNLLNLANQTGIPVAPGTSAPLSFSNVFPSSWRTVVDNLYYIPLAQSAASAQPPGSAVQFLHDTLTQYGSPVTLLSIGGGTNLGTLFQTYNHVSWPQYISRIFMMGGAITAPGNVNAFNPDYNNTVAEWNIFIDPLGANTVLQSEVPVTLIPLDASNQAQLDLDFYETLMGMVASPQGNAIQNAVAAFIFAGLSTQLETIAQPAQSVNGYYLWDPLAAIALTDTHNQIVTIAQETLSVNLTLNEEQDASGAIQTNSGCSNGVVTTVDGNAAKVALLSTWTGYSKDVIAARLRSPRARRSSRASK from the coding sequence ATGACCATCCCTGTCATCATCGATACCGACGTTGCGCTGGACGACTACATGGCCATCCTCTACCTGCTGCTCAATCCAGCGGTCGAGGTGATCGGCATCACCACCACAGGCGTTGGCGCGGCACACTTGAGCGCTGGCACGCAGAACGTGCTCAACCTGCTCAACCTCGCGAATCAGACGGGCATCCCCGTCGCCCCTGGGACGAGTGCCCCCTTGTCCTTCAGCAACGTGTTTCCCAGTTCGTGGCGCACGGTGGTGGACAACCTCTATTACATCCCGCTCGCGCAGAGCGCTGCTTCCGCCCAGCCCCCCGGCTCCGCGGTGCAGTTTCTCCACGACACCCTCACGCAGTACGGCTCCCCCGTCACCCTTCTTTCCATTGGAGGGGGCACCAACCTGGGGACGCTGTTCCAGACGTACAACCATGTCAGTTGGCCTCAATACATCTCGCGCATCTTCATGATGGGAGGGGCCATCACGGCGCCTGGGAACGTCAACGCGTTCAACCCTGACTACAACAACACCGTCGCCGAGTGGAACATCTTCATCGACCCGTTGGGGGCCAACACCGTTCTGCAATCCGAGGTCCCGGTGACGCTCATTCCGCTCGATGCTTCGAACCAGGCACAGCTCGATCTGGATTTCTACGAGACACTCATGGGCATGGTGGCCAGTCCTCAGGGCAACGCCATTCAGAACGCCGTCGCGGCCTTCATCTTCGCGGGTTTGTCCACGCAGCTTGAGACCATCGCGCAGCCCGCCCAGTCTGTGAACGGGTACTATCTCTGGGATCCGCTCGCGGCCATTGCGCTGACGGACACCCACAACCAGATTGTGACGATAGCGCAGGAGACCCTCAGCGTGAACCTCACGCTGAACGAGGAGCAAGACGCCTCCGGTGCGATTCAGACGAACAGCGGTTGTTCCAACGGGGTTGTCACCACGGTCGACGGGAACGCCGCGAAGGTGGCTTTGCTGAGCACGTGGACGGGCTACTCGAAGGACGTGATCGCCGCGCGGCTCCGCAGCCCCCGTGCGCGCCGCTCGAGCCGTGCGTCGAAGTGA
- a CDS encoding metal-dependent hydrolase: MASFGHIAVGLALGRVGARNASPGKRAAAMLALAALAMLPDADVIAFVLRIPYAAPWGHRGASHSFVIAALVALAVAAGMRVARGPALKAGLLTFAAVGSHGVLDAMTTGGLGAALLWPFTAARYFLPWRPIPVAPIGVGMLSARGVYVVLVEILFFVPFWGYALWPRQRRTFSP; encoded by the coding sequence GTGGCGAGCTTCGGACACATCGCGGTGGGACTGGCGCTGGGACGTGTGGGCGCGAGGAATGCTTCACCCGGCAAGCGGGCGGCGGCGATGCTGGCATTGGCCGCGCTGGCGATGCTGCCGGACGCGGACGTCATCGCCTTCGTGCTGAGGATTCCCTACGCGGCGCCTTGGGGGCACCGGGGCGCCTCGCACTCGTTCGTGATCGCCGCGCTGGTGGCGCTCGCGGTAGCGGCGGGGATGCGGGTGGCGCGAGGGCCCGCGCTCAAGGCGGGGCTGCTCACCTTCGCCGCCGTGGGCAGCCATGGCGTACTGGACGCGATGACGACGGGCGGGCTGGGCGCCGCGCTGTTGTGGCCCTTCACCGCTGCCCGGTACTTCCTGCCCTGGAGGCCCATCCCCGTGGCCCCTATTGGAGTGGGCATGCTCTCGGCACGCGGCGTGTACGTGGTGCTGGTGGAGATACTCTTCTTCGTGCCCTTTTGGGGCTATGCCCTCTGGCCTCGCCAGAGGCGGACCTTTTCTCCATGA
- a CDS encoding SIR2 family NAD-dependent protein deacylase, which yields MEQDLARVIGHLSRARSVLFVTGAGVSAESGIPTYRGIGGLYDGKPTEGGVPIEVALSESMFRHQPERTWKHLHDIERACRGAVFNRAHEILALLEGYFERCWVLTQNVDGFHKAAGSKNVIDIHGDIHELRCTRCDFAERVADYSHLPSCPSCPRCGAVVRPNVVLFEELLSPTKVALMERELTRGFDLVFTIGTSSLFPYITAPVLQAAQRQHPTVEINPGRTSLSELVEVRLEVGAVAACEALWAARGQWERRR from the coding sequence ATGGAACAAGACCTCGCGCGCGTCATCGGGCACCTGTCTCGGGCCCGGAGTGTGCTGTTCGTCACCGGCGCTGGAGTCTCAGCGGAGTCGGGCATTCCCACCTACCGCGGCATCGGTGGGCTCTATGACGGAAAGCCGACCGAGGGAGGCGTGCCCATCGAGGTGGCGCTCTCGGAGAGCATGTTCCGGCACCAGCCGGAGCGGACGTGGAAACACCTCCATGACATCGAGCGTGCCTGTCGTGGGGCTGTCTTCAACCGCGCGCATGAAATCCTGGCGCTTCTCGAAGGTTACTTCGAACGCTGCTGGGTGCTCACCCAGAACGTGGATGGCTTCCACAAGGCAGCGGGCTCGAAGAACGTCATCGACATTCACGGCGACATCCATGAGCTGCGCTGCACGCGGTGCGACTTCGCGGAGCGTGTCGCGGATTATTCGCACCTGCCGTCCTGTCCGTCGTGTCCCCGGTGCGGCGCGGTGGTGCGCCCCAACGTCGTACTCTTCGAGGAGCTGCTCTCGCCCACGAAGGTGGCGCTCATGGAGCGAGAGCTGACGCGGGGCTTTGATCTGGTGTTCACCATCGGCACCTCCAGCCTGTTCCCCTACATCACCGCACCGGTATTGCAGGCCGCGCAGCGCCAGCACCCCACGGTGGAGATCAACCCAGGGCGCACGTCTCTCTCCGAGCTCGTCGAGGTCCGGCTGGAGGTGGGCGCGGTGGCCGCGTGTGAAGCCCTGTGGGCCGCCCGCGGTCAGTGGGAGCGCCGCCGTTAG
- a CDS encoding PPC domain-containing protein: MKSISKTLFAAVWVVCHLVACGSETPTSTEAKASPRHIVQALDEPCTNPIPLGNATPLNGVGGPLKGWSCIYTLTLSEPATSLEFVTSGGSGDGDLYVKYGSAPTDTSSSSYNCRSIGGTTAERCVISSPQLGTYYVRMYGHTDFSGVTLTGTYTPLAKSGCDNIVALSNGVPVGNLSMPSTYWSCFYTLEVPAGANDLKFTMSGSGDGDLYVKFGSAPTLTSYDCRSSGMTSTESCVIPTAQAGTYHVRLWGAGGYSGASLTGSYTQECTSVTSLTPGTAAGNINGPANRWSCIYALEVPARATDLKFVTSGGTGNGDLYVRYGAVPDKNTYDCKSTGTTSSETCTLPATRAGTYYVRMTGPTAFSGINLTSTYTLGKPMGCTGTSVLSNGTPEGSIGAAANDWSCLYALEVPPGASNLRFVTSGGSGNGDMYVKRGAPPSDTSYDCKSTEATTSESCALATAQAGTWYVRMHGPTAFSGVSLTGAYSAVGPASCTSVIPLSNGSSAGSVSASAANWSCHYTLDVPAGVTDLKFVASGGSGDGDLYVKFGSAPDASTYDCKSASTSSTETCSILLAQPGTYHVRMNGYTSFSGVSLTGSYTSTVLSNNTPVNGLGVTLVGAWSSVYTLEVPPGASNLQFVTSGGTGNSDLYVKFGSPPSDTSYDCKSTGSTTSETCALPTARAGTWYARAHGATPFSGISLKGSYTPGSSPVCTGVLPLSAGTAAGNLGASAGGWSCTYALDVPAGASNLRFVTSGGSGNGDLYVKQGSVPDSSTYDCKSSGSTTSETCTFPAAAGGTWYVRVYGASAFSGVNLTGSYIPINCNVALPNGSPMSNLHAGADTWSCVYALDVPAGASNLRFATSGGLGNASMYVKHGSAPDSSTFDCKSSGVTTSETCTIPVAQAGTWYVRLYGAAAFSGVSLTGSYSTDQCTQALSNGVPVGGLYGAADTWSCTYTLEVPADVTQLRFSTGNGSGVPSLYVRHGAAPDSSTYDCKGSNGCSVPAQAGTWYVRLQTANGFSGASLTGSYIPSIKLSNGVAVGNISGPSTSAAYTLEVPAGATNLKFVTSGGTGNSDLSVRYGSASNPVACESKGTTTSETCTLSLPQAGTYFAQLSGSTYAGVSLTGSYTTTNPVPPPNDTCTTAQPLVFTHSGLAYVQGDTTLAGNGNSTADASPTCSASARASGNDVVYRLTLTEPRSLQVSVKPTDARLAPVVYLRKAENCSSPVAASELACNATEADASGPVDLFVPNLPAGEYTLWVDGGVYKNWSGPTSFGRFSLEAELNPPVLPPVNESCQTAQPLVFHHGVARAVGDTRTALNDNSQGCGNSTSLYGADVAYSYTLEEAQDVFIEVKAAETAPGWRPVASMRKGPACSSYAPDDRCLENSNEGRYYRRFVRQSPGTYIVWVDGATAKDAGPFELKVTVNTPSYNGSCSSARPLAFDAAGDAFARGDTTYADDSSATAGTSMCASQTQNGGDVVYTVTVPPGPPQQVSFVVEPTIDSWLLPVLSLRRACALSSGSDELICGTPLNYGLRQKAGIAVAKLEPGTYYLWVDSDNWDGAFSLYGHMGAPNDTCATARLVSLASDAQPAVATTNVGMTNDYGSGSANPYGGTCGNSGEATPDSVYAFTAPASGKYYTNSNAMRFLGETCDPALCSANSVFEAVEGHTYYFVLDHQGYGSSGTQDLRILPYPW, encoded by the coding sequence TTGAAATCGATTTCAAAGACTCTTTTTGCCGCAGTGTGGGTGGTCTGTCATCTGGTTGCATGCGGCAGCGAGACACCCACCAGTACAGAAGCGAAAGCCTCGCCCCGGCACATCGTTCAAGCCCTCGATGAGCCCTGTACCAACCCCATTCCCCTCGGCAACGCCACGCCGTTGAATGGTGTCGGCGGGCCGCTGAAGGGCTGGTCCTGCATCTACACCCTGACCTTGTCAGAGCCCGCCACCAGCCTCGAGTTCGTCACGAGCGGGGGCTCGGGAGATGGCGATCTGTACGTGAAGTATGGCTCCGCTCCCACCGATACCTCCTCGTCCTCGTATAACTGTAGGTCCATCGGGGGCACCACCGCCGAGCGCTGTGTCATTTCAAGCCCCCAGTTAGGCACGTACTACGTGCGCATGTATGGGCATACCGACTTCTCGGGCGTCACCTTGACAGGAACGTACACGCCTCTCGCCAAATCGGGCTGCGACAACATCGTCGCGCTCTCCAATGGCGTGCCCGTGGGAAACCTCAGCATGCCGTCAACGTACTGGTCTTGCTTCTACACGCTGGAGGTGCCGGCGGGGGCCAACGATCTCAAGTTCACCATGAGCGGTTCGGGAGACGGCGATCTGTATGTGAAGTTTGGGTCCGCGCCCACCCTCACCTCCTATGACTGCAGGTCTTCGGGCATGACCTCCACCGAGAGTTGCGTCATCCCGACGGCACAGGCGGGCACGTACCATGTGCGATTGTGGGGGGCCGGCGGCTACTCGGGCGCCAGCCTGACGGGTTCGTACACACAGGAATGCACCAGCGTCACCTCTCTGACCCCAGGCACCGCCGCCGGCAACATCAACGGACCGGCGAACCGCTGGTCCTGCATCTATGCCCTGGAGGTGCCGGCCAGAGCCACCGACCTCAAGTTCGTCACGAGCGGGGGCACGGGAAATGGGGATCTCTACGTGAGATACGGCGCGGTGCCGGACAAGAACACATATGACTGCAAGTCCACGGGCACCACCTCCAGTGAGACCTGCACCCTTCCGGCCACGCGGGCGGGCACGTACTACGTGCGGATGACAGGCCCCACGGCCTTCTCGGGCATCAATCTGACGAGCACGTACACACTCGGCAAGCCCATGGGGTGCACCGGAACCAGCGTGCTCTCCAATGGTACGCCCGAGGGCTCCATCGGCGCGGCGGCCAATGATTGGTCCTGCCTCTACGCCCTGGAGGTGCCGCCAGGAGCCAGCAACCTCCGGTTCGTGACGAGCGGTGGCTCAGGCAATGGAGACATGTATGTGAAGCGAGGCGCTCCCCCGAGCGACACCTCCTATGACTGCAAGTCCACGGAGGCCACCACCAGTGAGAGTTGTGCCCTTGCGACAGCGCAGGCGGGCACCTGGTACGTGCGCATGCATGGGCCCACCGCCTTCTCGGGCGTCAGTCTGACGGGCGCGTACAGCGCCGTGGGCCCAGCGAGCTGCACCAGCGTCATCCCGCTGTCCAATGGCTCATCCGCGGGCAGCGTCAGTGCGTCCGCGGCGAATTGGTCCTGCCACTACACCCTGGACGTGCCCGCGGGGGTCACTGACCTCAAGTTCGTCGCCAGCGGGGGCTCGGGAGATGGCGACCTGTACGTGAAGTTCGGCTCCGCACCGGATGCCAGCACGTATGACTGCAAATCCGCGAGCACTTCCTCCACGGAGACCTGCAGCATCCTGTTGGCGCAGCCAGGCACCTACCACGTGCGGATGAATGGATACACCTCCTTCTCGGGCGTCAGCCTGACAGGCTCGTATACCTCCACGGTTCTTTCCAATAACACCCCCGTGAACGGTCTGGGGGTGACGTTGGTGGGCGCATGGTCCTCTGTCTACACGTTGGAGGTGCCACCGGGAGCCAGCAACCTCCAGTTCGTGACGAGCGGTGGCACGGGGAACAGCGACCTGTACGTGAAGTTCGGCTCCCCGCCGAGCGATACGTCGTATGACTGCAAGTCGACGGGCAGCACCACCAGCGAGACCTGCGCCCTCCCCACGGCGCGGGCCGGCACCTGGTACGCGAGGGCGCATGGGGCCACTCCCTTCTCGGGCATCAGCTTGAAGGGCTCGTACACGCCCGGCAGTTCCCCGGTCTGTACCGGAGTCCTCCCGCTCTCCGCCGGCACGGCGGCGGGCAATCTCGGTGCGTCGGCAGGGGGCTGGTCCTGCACCTACGCCCTGGACGTGCCAGCAGGCGCAAGCAATCTTCGGTTCGTCACGAGCGGTGGCTCGGGAAATGGCGACCTGTACGTGAAGCAGGGCTCCGTGCCGGACAGCAGCACCTATGACTGCAAATCCTCGGGCAGTACCACCAGCGAGACCTGCACCTTCCCGGCGGCGGCGGGAGGGACCTGGTATGTGCGGGTGTATGGCGCCAGCGCCTTCTCGGGCGTGAACCTGACCGGCTCGTACATTCCCATCAACTGCAACGTGGCCCTGCCCAACGGCTCGCCGATGAGCAACCTCCATGCGGGGGCCGATACCTGGTCCTGTGTCTACGCCCTGGACGTCCCAGCGGGTGCCAGCAACCTCCGGTTCGCCACGAGCGGGGGCCTGGGGAATGCCTCGATGTATGTGAAGCATGGCTCCGCGCCGGACAGCAGCACGTTCGATTGCAAGTCCTCGGGCGTCACCACCAGCGAGACCTGCACGATTCCGGTGGCCCAGGCGGGCACCTGGTACGTGCGCCTGTACGGGGCTGCTGCGTTCTCGGGCGTCAGCCTGACGGGCTCGTACAGCACCGACCAATGCACCCAGGCCCTGTCGAACGGCGTGCCGGTGGGTGGCCTCTACGGAGCCGCCGACACCTGGTCCTGCACCTACACCCTGGAGGTGCCCGCGGACGTCACCCAGCTCAGGTTCAGCACGGGCAATGGCTCGGGGGTCCCCTCCCTGTACGTGAGGCATGGGGCCGCACCGGACAGCAGCACGTATGATTGCAAGGGCAGCAATGGCTGCAGTGTTCCGGCGCAGGCGGGCACCTGGTACGTGCGGCTGCAGACCGCCAACGGCTTCTCGGGCGCCAGCTTGACGGGTTCGTACATTCCCTCCATCAAGCTCTCCAACGGCGTTGCGGTGGGCAACATCAGCGGGCCGTCCACGTCGGCTGCCTACACCCTGGAGGTGCCCGCGGGAGCCACCAACCTCAAGTTCGTCACGAGTGGGGGCACGGGCAACAGCGACCTGTCCGTGAGGTATGGCTCGGCGTCCAACCCGGTGGCCTGCGAGTCCAAGGGCACCACCACCAGTGAGACGTGCACCCTCTCGCTGCCCCAGGCAGGCACCTACTTCGCGCAGCTGTCTGGGAGCACCTACGCGGGCGTCAGCCTGACGGGCTCCTACACCACCACGAACCCTGTGCCCCCCCCCAACGACACGTGCACCACGGCGCAGCCGCTCGTCTTCACCCATTCGGGCCTGGCCTACGTCCAGGGAGACACCACGCTGGCAGGCAACGGCAACAGCACAGCGGATGCGTCACCGACCTGCTCGGCTTCTGCCAGGGCTTCCGGCAACGACGTCGTCTACCGCCTGACGTTGACGGAGCCCCGGAGCCTCCAGGTGTCCGTCAAGCCGACGGATGCCCGGCTGGCCCCGGTCGTCTACCTGCGCAAGGCCGAGAACTGTTCGAGCCCCGTGGCCGCGTCCGAGTTGGCGTGCAACGCCACCGAGGCCGACGCCTCGGGCCCCGTGGACCTCTTCGTGCCGAACCTTCCCGCGGGCGAGTACACCCTCTGGGTGGATGGAGGCGTCTACAAGAACTGGAGCGGGCCGACCTCCTTCGGGCGCTTCTCGCTCGAGGCGGAGTTGAACCCGCCCGTGCTGCCGCCGGTGAACGAGTCCTGCCAGACCGCGCAGCCCCTCGTCTTCCACCACGGTGTTGCCAGGGCTGTGGGCGACACGCGCACCGCGCTGAATGACAATTCGCAGGGGTGCGGCAACTCCACCTCGCTGTATGGCGCTGACGTCGCCTATTCGTACACGCTGGAAGAGGCGCAGGATGTCTTCATCGAGGTGAAGGCCGCCGAGACGGCTCCGGGCTGGAGGCCCGTCGCCTCCATGCGCAAAGGGCCGGCTTGCTCTTCCTACGCGCCCGATGACCGGTGCCTTGAGAACTCCAACGAGGGGCGGTACTACAGGCGCTTTGTCCGGCAGTCCCCTGGGACCTATATCGTCTGGGTCGATGGCGCGACGGCCAAGGATGCGGGCCCCTTCGAGTTGAAGGTCACCGTCAACACGCCCTCGTACAACGGCTCTTGCAGTTCGGCCAGGCCCTTGGCGTTCGATGCCGCGGGGGACGCGTTCGCGCGAGGGGACACCACGTATGCCGACGACAGCAGCGCGACGGCCGGCACCTCGATGTGCGCGAGCCAGACCCAGAATGGGGGAGATGTCGTCTACACCGTGACGGTTCCACCCGGTCCTCCGCAGCAGGTGTCCTTCGTGGTGGAGCCGACCATCGATAGCTGGCTCTTGCCCGTGCTGTCCCTGCGCAGGGCCTGCGCGCTCTCCTCTGGGTCGGACGAGCTGATCTGTGGGACGCCGCTCAACTATGGGCTCCGTCAAAAGGCAGGGATCGCGGTCGCGAAGCTTGAGCCGGGGACTTACTACCTGTGGGTTGACAGCGATAACTGGGATGGAGCGTTCTCCCTGTATGGGCACATGGGCGCTCCCAACGACACCTGCGCGACCGCTCGTCTCGTCTCCCTGGCGTCCGATGCCCAACCCGCGGTGGCCACGACGAACGTCGGGATGACGAACGACTACGGCTCCGGCAGTGCGAATCCCTATGGCGGGACGTGTGGAAACTCGGGGGAGGCTACTCCGGACTCCGTGTACGCCTTCACCGCGCCTGCCTCGGGGAAGTACTACACCAACTCCAACGCGATGAGGTTCCTGGGCGAAACCTGCGACCCAGCTCTCTGCTCGGCAAACTCCGTCTTCGAGGCCGTCGAGGGGCATACGTACTACTTCGTTCTCGACCATCAGGGGTATGGCTCTTCGGGGACCCAGGATCTGCGCATCCTTCCGTACCCGTGGTGA